In Mixophyes fleayi isolate aMixFle1 chromosome 11, aMixFle1.hap1, whole genome shotgun sequence, one DNA window encodes the following:
- the LOC142107578 gene encoding ATP-sensitive inward rectifier potassium channel 11-like: MLARKGLIHEEYLITRVAEDKAAHAQYRAKTRKARFVTKNGACNVAHKNIREQGRFLQDIFTTMVDLKWQHSLLIFTMTFICSWMLFAMAWWLIAFAHGDLDTKRGSVTPCVTNIQSFTSAFLFSIEVQVTIGFGGRMVTEQCPLAITILIIQNISGLIINAVMLGCIFMKTAQANRRAETLIFSKHAVISCRDGRYHFMFRVGDLRKSMIISASIKIQIVKKTTTDEGEVVPISQIDIQVENPVGTDSIFLVSPLIISHTINEKSPLYTFSAYDLCNQDLEVVAILEGVVETTGITTQARTSYLSEEILWGHRFVPIVTEEEGRYSVDYSKFGKTVKVHGPLCSAKDLMEGRYSALSRSGQHSRMLKKRKGGHQEASVLDKKIATEILSSDSLSDS, translated from the coding sequence ATGCTTGCCCGGAAAGGGCTGATCCATGAAGAATACTTGATAACTCGCGTTGCAGAAGACAAAGCGGCACATGCCCAATACAGGGCCAAGACCAGAAAAGCGCGATTTGTGACCAAAAATGGAGCCTGCAATGTGGCTCATAAGAATATTCGAGAGCAAGGACGTTTCCTCCAAGATATCTTCACCACCATGGTGGACCTCAAGTGGCAGCACAGCTTGCTCATCTTCACAATGACATTCATCTGCAGTTGGATGCTCTTTGCTATGGCTTGGTGGCTCATCGCCTTTGCCCATGGAGACCTTGACACCAAACGCGGCTCCGTCACGCCTTGTGTCACTAACATTCAGTCTTTCACATCTGCGTTCCTCTTCTCCATTGAAGTCCAGGTCACCATTGGCTTTGGAGGCCGTATGGTTACGGAACAGTGCCCTCTGGCCATCACCATTCTCATCATCCAGAACATATCTGGTTTAATCATCAACGCTGTCATGTTGGGATGCATTTTTATGAAGACTGCCCAAGCCAACCGCAGGGCCGAGACTCTAATCTTTAGTAAGCACGCCGTCATCTCTTGCCGGGATGGCCGTTATCACTTTATGTTCCGGGTGGGCGACCTACGGAAGAGTATGATCATCAGCGCATCAATCAAGATCCAGATAGTCAAGAAAACCACAACGGACGAAGGTGAAGTCGTCCCAATCTCCCAGATAGACATCCAAGTAGAGAACCCTGTGGGAACAGATTCCATTTTCTTGGTGTCACCTCTTATTATAAGCCACACAATTAACGAGAAAAGCCCTCTTTATACTTTCTCTGCTTATGACCTTTGCAACCAAGATCTGGAAGTGGTGGCCATTCTGGAAGGAGTAGTAGAGACGACGGGTATAACTACCCAGGCAAGAACATCCTATTTGTCGGAGGAAATCCTTTGGGGCCATCGTTTCGTCCCCATTGTGACAGAAGAGGAAGGCAGGTACTCCGTCGACTACTCCAAATTTGGAAAGACAGTCAAAGTGCACGGACCTCTATGCAGTGCCAAAGACCTGATGGAAGGCAGATATAGTGCACTCTCTAGAAGTGGTCAGCATTCTAGAATGCTGAAGAAGAGGAAAGGAGGACACCAGGAGGCCTCTGTGTTGGATAAGAAAATAGCTACAGAAATACTATCCAGTGATTCTTTATCTGATTCTTAA